In a single window of the Streptomyces cinnabarinus genome:
- a CDS encoding ABC transporter permease — translation MSHSTVPRSRAEADTTAKSPGASDDATGSGRGSPPGRLGLRHRFRRDRVLLLMTLPAVVLVLLFNYVPILGNVVAFQDYDPYISDNGVVSILHSPFVGLENFQRIFEDSAFWQAVRNTLVLFFLQLVLFFPIPVLLALLINSVVRPRVRAVAQAVLYLPHFFSWVLVIAVFQQLLGGAGLLSQLLRDHGYDGLDIMTDPNTFKFLITAQAVWKDAGWGIIVFLAALAAVSPDLYEAAAMDGASRWRRMWHVTLPALRPVIALLLVLRVGDALTVGFEQILLQRDAVGPGASEVLDTFVWWNGVRNQDFGYAAAAGLVKGVISIGLVLAANKVAHLMGEQGVYKK, via the coding sequence GTGTCCCACAGCACGGTGCCTCGGAGCAGGGCCGAGGCCGACACGACGGCGAAGTCCCCGGGGGCGTCGGACGACGCCACCGGGTCCGGCAGGGGATCACCCCCGGGACGACTCGGCCTGCGCCACAGGTTCCGACGCGACCGCGTCCTGCTCCTGATGACCCTGCCGGCCGTCGTCCTGGTCCTGCTCTTCAACTACGTGCCGATCCTCGGCAATGTGGTCGCCTTCCAGGACTACGACCCCTACATCAGCGACAACGGCGTCGTCTCCATCCTGCACAGCCCCTTCGTCGGCCTGGAGAACTTCCAGCGGATCTTCGAGGACTCCGCCTTCTGGCAGGCCGTCCGGAACACGCTGGTCCTCTTCTTCCTCCAGCTCGTGCTCTTCTTCCCGATCCCGGTCCTGCTCGCGCTGCTCATCAACAGCGTGGTCAGGCCCCGGGTGCGGGCGGTCGCACAGGCCGTGCTGTACCTCCCGCACTTCTTCTCGTGGGTGCTGGTGATCGCGGTCTTCCAGCAACTGCTGGGCGGCGCCGGGCTGTTGTCGCAGCTGCTGCGGGACCACGGGTACGACGGGCTGGACATCATGACCGACCCGAACACCTTCAAGTTCCTGATCACCGCGCAGGCGGTGTGGAAGGACGCCGGCTGGGGGATCATCGTCTTCCTCGCCGCGCTGGCCGCGGTCAGCCCCGATCTGTACGAGGCCGCCGCGATGGACGGCGCGAGCCGCTGGCGCCGGATGTGGCATGTCACGCTGCCGGCGCTGCGCCCGGTGATCGCGCTGCTGCTGGTGCTGCGCGTCGGTGACGCGCTGACGGTCGGCTTCGAACAGATCCTGCTGCAACGCGACGCCGTGGGGCCGGGCGCCTCGGAGGTCCTCGACACCTTCGTGTGGTGGAACGGCGTCCGCAACCAGGACTTCGGCTACGCGGCCGCCGCCGGACTCGTCAAGGGCGTCATCAGCATCGGACTCGTCCTGGCCGCGAACAAGGTGGCCCATCTGATGGGCGAGCAGGGGGTGTACAAGAAATGA
- a CDS encoding extracellular solute-binding protein, producing MTPNASSASSTPSRRSFLASSAVAAAAVAGGMPLLAACGGSDSGSRDGTTSGKDAKKLLPAYVASNVVVPDIPSKNGSSVGFTSKLELAGLKTSVPKKLGKGGRVTIMSPFWGSPPKGDNAYYKAMNDLIGVDVQWQNQDGNTYEQKLGAVLASSGVPDVVVVPGWNMNGKIPSAIIGKFADLGPYLSGDAVKEYPNLAAVPTDAWQRSIFGGKLRGLPMPASYVPNIVPLYRQDIFDKEGYEVPRSCDEFLALAKDITNAKAKRWACMDMKWTAFQAFGVLSGAEKPLGWHLVDGKLVYRIETDEYLEALEWSRKLFAAGVVHPDAELGKSQATDPGPKFAKGEFLIYANDISQWWSRTAEQAAQNPEFKVWGMDVWGHDGGSPVLWATQPANIFAFVNKKASESVIRDVLAVANVTAAPYGTKEYMMTNYGVEGTHYTVKDGLPTKTDQGNIDVMNAYIMVASPASTLAHPDFPDVAKGQVEWQQRMGAFTKKSSFYGMQITEPSRYTSLANDMEQLEDDIVRGRKKISDMQQWVSDWKSKGGDKLRDWYKQILDENGSAAN from the coding sequence ATGACGCCGAACGCCTCCTCCGCCTCTTCCACACCCAGCCGGAGAAGCTTCCTCGCCTCCTCGGCGGTCGCCGCCGCGGCCGTGGCCGGAGGGATGCCGCTGCTCGCCGCCTGTGGCGGTTCGGACAGCGGCTCGCGCGACGGCACCACCTCGGGCAAGGACGCCAAGAAGCTCCTGCCGGCCTACGTCGCCAGCAACGTCGTCGTGCCCGACATCCCCTCGAAGAACGGCTCCTCGGTCGGTTTCACCAGCAAGCTGGAGCTCGCCGGACTCAAGACGTCGGTGCCCAAGAAGCTCGGCAAGGGCGGCAGGGTCACCATCATGTCGCCGTTCTGGGGCTCGCCGCCGAAGGGTGACAACGCCTACTACAAGGCGATGAACGACCTGATCGGCGTGGACGTCCAGTGGCAGAACCAGGACGGCAACACCTACGAGCAGAAGCTCGGCGCGGTACTGGCCTCCAGCGGTGTCCCGGACGTGGTGGTCGTCCCCGGCTGGAACATGAACGGCAAGATACCCAGCGCCATCATCGGCAAGTTCGCCGACCTCGGCCCCTACCTCTCCGGCGACGCGGTCAAGGAGTACCCGAACCTCGCGGCCGTCCCCACGGACGCCTGGCAGCGCTCGATCTTCGGCGGCAAGCTGCGCGGACTGCCGATGCCGGCGTCGTACGTGCCCAACATCGTCCCGCTGTACCGCCAGGACATCTTCGACAAGGAGGGCTACGAAGTCCCGCGCTCCTGCGACGAGTTCCTGGCCCTGGCCAAGGACATCACCAACGCCAAGGCCAAGCGCTGGGCGTGCATGGACATGAAGTGGACGGCGTTCCAGGCCTTCGGTGTGCTCTCCGGGGCCGAGAAGCCGCTCGGCTGGCACCTGGTCGACGGCAAGCTGGTCTACCGCATCGAGACCGACGAGTACCTGGAGGCCCTGGAATGGAGCCGTAAGCTCTTCGCCGCGGGCGTCGTCCACCCCGACGCCGAACTGGGCAAGAGCCAGGCCACCGACCCGGGCCCCAAGTTCGCCAAGGGCGAGTTCCTCATCTACGCCAACGACATCTCGCAGTGGTGGAGCCGCACCGCCGAACAGGCAGCCCAGAACCCGGAGTTCAAAGTCTGGGGCATGGACGTCTGGGGCCACGACGGCGGCAGCCCGGTCCTGTGGGCCACCCAGCCCGCCAACATCTTCGCCTTCGTCAACAAGAAGGCCTCCGAGTCGGTCATCCGCGATGTGCTCGCCGTCGCCAACGTCACCGCGGCGCCGTACGGCACCAAGGAGTACATGATGACCAACTACGGCGTGGAGGGCACCCACTACACCGTCAAGGACGGCCTCCCCACCAAGACCGACCAGGGCAACATCGACGTGATGAACGCCTACATCATGGTCGCGAGCCCCGCCTCGACCCTCGCCCACCCCGACTTCCCGGACGTCGCCAAGGGCCAGGTCGAGTGGCAGCAGCGGATGGGCGCCTTCACCAAGAAGTCCTCCTTCTACGGCATGCAGATCACCGAGCCCAGCCGCTACACCAGCCTCGCCAACGACATGGAGCAGTTGGAGGACGACATCGTCCGCGGCCGCAAGAAGATCAGCGACATGCAGCAGTGGGTCTCCGACTGGAAGAGCAAGGGCGGCGACAAGCTGCGCGACTGGTACAAGCAGATCCTCGACGAGAACGGCTCCGCGGCCAACTGA
- a CDS encoding carbohydrate ABC transporter permease, protein MTSVMEKPVRRGWSAPPRQVWEEPPTRAGLASKALVLALACLAVLFPLWIVIVTSLSTRETIDEAGGLVMVPKDITFVAYQELLSGGQVTRAAIISVLVTLVGTAFSMTVSVLCAYGLSRSGSLAHRWILMTLLATMFFSAGLIPTYLLVQTLGLTDSYLALILPSAISVFNVLVLRGFFMGISSELTDSARIDGAGDFRILWQIVLPLSRAVVAVITLFYAVGYWSAWFNASLYLNDQDMMPLQNVMIQLVQKQEAPVGLGQAIKTGQLSGLAVQMAVMVMALLPVAVLSPFVQRHFKKGMLTGAVKG, encoded by the coding sequence ATGACCTCGGTCATGGAGAAGCCGGTACGGCGCGGCTGGTCGGCGCCGCCCCGGCAGGTCTGGGAGGAACCGCCGACCAGGGCCGGTCTGGCGAGCAAGGCGCTCGTCCTGGCGCTGGCCTGTCTCGCCGTCCTGTTCCCGTTGTGGATCGTCATCGTCACCAGCCTGTCCACGCGCGAGACCATCGACGAGGCCGGCGGCCTGGTGATGGTCCCGAAGGACATCACCTTCGTGGCCTACCAGGAGCTGCTGAGCGGCGGGCAGGTGACCCGCGCGGCGATCATCAGCGTGCTGGTCACCCTGGTCGGTACGGCGTTCTCGATGACGGTGTCCGTGCTGTGCGCGTACGGGCTCTCGCGCAGCGGGTCGCTCGCGCACCGGTGGATCCTGATGACGCTGCTGGCGACGATGTTCTTCAGCGCGGGCCTGATCCCGACGTATCTGCTGGTGCAGACGCTCGGGCTGACCGACAGCTATCTCGCGCTGATCCTGCCGAGCGCGATCAGTGTCTTCAACGTCCTGGTGCTGCGCGGGTTCTTCATGGGGATCTCGTCGGAGCTGACCGACAGCGCGCGGATCGACGGGGCCGGGGATTTCCGGATCCTCTGGCAGATCGTCCTTCCGCTGTCGCGGGCCGTCGTCGCGGTGATCACGTTGTTCTACGCGGTCGGCTACTGGAGTGCGTGGTTCAACGCCTCGCTGTATCTGAACGACCAGGACATGATGCCGCTCCAGAACGTGATGATCCAGCTGGTGCAGAAGCAGGAGGCTCCGGTCGGGCTGGGGCAGGCCATCAAGACGGGGCAACTGTCGGGGCTGGCCGTGCAGATGGCCGTGATGGTGATGGCGCTGCTTCCGGTGGCTGTTCTTTCGCCCTTCGTCCAGCGGCATTTCAAGAAGGGAATGCTGACGGGTGCGGTGAAGGGCTGA